From Bactrocera oleae isolate idBacOlea1 chromosome 4, idBacOlea1, whole genome shotgun sequence:
TTTCCAAGCGTTGAGCCAAATCTATGCTGAGCGTGGTATTACTGGTTTATGGCGAGGTTCAATGGCGGCTGTACCACGAGCAGCTTTAGGCTCCGGCGCTCAAATTGCCACTTTTGGCATAACGAAGTCTAGGTTACGCGACAATGGCTGGGTGACGCAACCCACATTGAATTCCTTCTGTGCCGGCGGTATTGCCGGCACTATTATGTCATTGGCTATAACACCACCTGATGTGTTAACCACTCGTCTTTACAATCAGGGAGTTGATGCCAGTGGCAAAGGTATATATTACAATGGTTGGCTTGATTGCGTGGTTAAGGTTGTGCGCACCGAGGGTTTACTTGGTTTATACAAAGGATTTTGGCCAAACTATTTGCGCATCGCACCGCATTCTACATTAGTACTACTATTTTACGACGAATTAATGGCCATAAGAGACAAATATTATAGTTGAATCCAAATTGTAATTGACAATCATCAGTGGCCTTATATGTACGCACAATGGAAGAAACTAGTGGAGGTATCCATGTACAGTAGGGAGCATATTTGAGTACAAGTTTGTGTAACGTGTATTTCTTTCTGTATATGCAGCATAAGTAAGTagcaaagaaattttaaaaatatttttttccttttagtttatgttcaaatataaaccaaattgctaataatacaaaaagaaaataacaagttcgaagaaaaaacaaataaaactgaaaCAACTCGCTTGTACTCAATTTTGCACCTtacagaaattttttagataataTATAATTCCTAATATTAAGTCTATAACCCTTTATCAcacaaaacactttttttttacatgcaTTGGCATACTTTCcaccaaattttttataatttcatttggaATGCTATGCCATTCCCGCTGCCAAAGCTCATCCAGATTCATTGGggttgttcaatatttttctaaCCTTTTCACGATTAACCACAAATTCTCAATTGGATTGAAATTACAACTTTGGGCGGCCCACTGCATCAGTAAGAATTGTTGTTCGGCAAGCCGTTACTATTGAAATTTGACTTCTACTTTAAGATAGGGTGCTTTCCACAAAATCGGGTATATAGGTCTGCAAAATATGCagatggttgttgttgttgtaacggttatctagtccccgcttggatgataagtaatagtttggttgtcgtcgaggtcatctaacgggaggctcAAGAAActagctgtttcgacggggtcgaaccatagggaaaagggtgttagatgagttgggtttgttgggcatgcaaagaggtggttagtatcatgcggagactcattgcacgcaggacatatgcTTGGAATATCGgagtctattctggataagtaggagtttaacctgctacaatatccagaacgaagttgctcgagggtcactctggtttcgcgaggcaactcgagctctacgtctgctatgggtggtggtttgactcctagtacgccattcacttaGCGGTCAGTGATGTCTATAGTTCGTTGCGTCCTAAGTCCGGTCGGGGTACTGTCTACAGATGGTCTTCTTCACACAttatttcattgattttttgCAGAGGTGCAACATGTCACATATGAAGCGTGAGGGCGTTGCTATCAATAATGTTTGCCATAGGACTAAAAACGATTAAATTTTgatccgttgttgttgttgttgtagcgacagaattctgccgagtcgACAGAATTTTGATCCGTCTGACCAGATTACAAGCTTCCAATTTCTGCTGTCCAATTTCTATGTTCTCTGGCGAACTTCAACCGGGCCTTAACATTTTTTACTGACAATGCAGGTTTTTGTCTTCTTGCCGCTGTCATATAATCAATGTCACAGAGCGCTCTTCTTGCAATCCATCTACTAACAggcttatttatttctataaatgCATTCTTTGGTGTCAAGGGCTTGTTCCTTTTCATATGTCTTATCATGATAAATGTGTCTGCATCCGCCAAAACTTTTTTGCGGCCCCTGACTTGTGCTTTGGGAACAATAGGTATCTTTTCTGAACTCCTCTGACCACTGATGGACTTATTTCATGCTTTTTAGCTATCGTTCGTGTGGAAGATCCTGGCTATAATACTGTCCTCAATATTTTTACCTGGAACAATATAGCACAATATCAGTTAAATGTCACAGAATAATGGAAACATGTGACAatctttgatattttttattgaaaccgCAACCGGTGCATAATTGAGTACATGCGAATTGTTtcagttttatttcttttttccttagaatttgttattttctttttgtattattaacaattttgcTAATAATTGAATATGAActaaaggaaaaaatatttttaaattttatttgctcaaCTATTCTTATGCAGAAAGAAATACACGATTCACAAACTTGTACTGATTTGTGCTCCCTGCTGTAACTAAGCAAtaatgttttctatttttcttcgaaatgacttgtttttgtttcaagTCGTAAATATACCAATTGTTATCTGTTCAAGCGTgatataacaaaaacatttaacgtttgtatgcttgtatttgtatatatcatAATGTAGTGTAaaataaaaccgatttttgaaaatagtgaatatttacttacatatatagatagacaaataaaaaaattttggcatTAATTACTTTCAACTTAACTTTAGTTTGCACTAAAAGTAGTGCTAAAACTGCAAATTGCAATTGGATTATAAgtgtatttttacatatattcatttattaagTGTAAGTAAGTAAGTGGGTTATACTGTGTTTTATACGCTTGACGAAATCGCTGCTTTATCTTCTACTTcatcttaataaatgttatatatttcGTGTCaacatgtttaataaaaaataaataaataacaaattgttATGGTTAAATATGCTTTCTAATAaagatttcttttttatatcaatagaaatataaatttaccaACGAATCCAAGCAAAAGAACCTTGAGCCTATCAACATTGATTTCCTTATTCTAAAACAATATTTAGGTTAATGTAGCAGTTTATTCGTTATATTTCCTGTTGTCATTTCTGGTATTGTACTGTTTCAATTTTGTATCTGCTTGATCCAATTGACATATGTAGCTCATACGCCGTGTTACCCACaaagtttaatatatattgCCATCACTGTAATCATATGTTAGTAAAGATCACACAAACTTGATTTTATCACTAACAGATATGGCGTAGTTAGATAAGAGTTGCAAAAGCCTAGTTAACCAGTGGCTTAATTTactttatggaaaaaattaacttaaacttTTAGTGTATTGTTGTCGTTGTACTAAACGGTGGATATTTTAAGATCGcctcgaaatatttatttaattaaatgattGGCTTTTTGGCAAACCGTATTGCTAAGTGATGGAGTCTCAAAAACTCTTTACcctttattagtaaaaaaaaagtaaaacgccgttagatattaaataaattcttaCAGATGTAATCTCTAAATATTCGcctatagtttaaaaaaaaattctacgtTATGAGTGATTTTATTATCGGTGGTTTAGCCTCTGTGGGCACCATATTGTTCACGAATCCACTGGAGGTAAACCACAATATGTctttttgtgaaatatataaCCTAAGCAGAATGTATTTTTGGCAGGTGATTAAGACACGCCTACAACTGCAGGGCGAGTTAGCCGTGAGTGGGACTTACAATGTTCGCTATAGGGGTATAGTGCATGCCTTTGTGACAGTTATAAAAAATGATGGTTGGACTGGACTGCAAAAAGGACTAGTGCCGGCAATGTACtttcaatttacaataaattcaaTACGGTAATCCTCACTAAATACAATGCAATGAACACAcattttaaatgtatattaCTTATAGACTTGGGATGTACAACGCCGCGGTCAATAAGCAGTGGACTCACACCAAGGATGGTGGTGAATCATTTGGATTGGGACTTTTTTGGGGCGCTGCTGGTGGTGCAGTGGGGGCCTATTTTGCTAGTCCCTTTCTAATGGTTTGTATGAGAATTCACTTTAGTTAGTTAGTTTTATCATACATTTTAAAGATTATGTGATAAAAAGTTTACGTAGCTAACAGCTTATGATTCTTTATCAAATGTAAAACGTGCATACTACCCGCCAACTCTTAATTTGCTCAGTAAACCGGTTACTTTATTTATAGATAAAGACTCAGCTGCAGTCACAAGCAGCCAAGAACGTGGCTGTAGGATATCAGCATCATCACACTGGTATGTTTAACGccataaaacaaatttatctaAATGGTGGACTTGCAGCATTGTGGCGTGGTTCTATAGCCTCCATACCACGGGCTTCAATTGGTTCGGGCGCACAAATTGCTACATTCGGCAAAACGAAATCATTGCTCCGGGAATACAATTTAGTTGTACAACCAACATTAAATTCAATGTGTGCTGGTTTCTTAGCTGGTTGTGTTGTAACATTGGCCATCACGCCGCCGGACGTTATATCGACCCGTCTGTATAATCAGGGATTGGATCCTTATGGAAAAGGCTTATTATATAGTGGTTGGTGGgattgttttttcaaaatagcGCGAAGCGAAGGTCTATATGGTCTCTATAAGGGATTTTGGGCTAGTTATTTACGATTTGCTCCGCACTCAACACTTTTGTTAGTATTTTTCGATGAGCTCCTagctttaaaaaataagtatcaGATGCAACATAAAACTGTAAATAAGGATTAGACGAATGACTTCGCATCAAATTACAACTTGAGAGGctataaaattgaatataaatagtGCCATTTATGAAACGATTATTCCTAAATTGGTCTACATTATTTTTCCGAGAACACTAAACAATGTGCAAAATCACTTGCAAAGAATGATTATTagtaatttgtaaaatatacatatatacatacgtatgtatatatatgtatgtgtgtaggtcaaaagaagaaaaaaaatatcgatattagaACTAGAATGCaccttttttttggttttaaaaataaatttggtatggtattaaatattattcatatgTGATCCATTGGTTTTACCTAGTTACCTAAACATTACATTTAGTTCATCATATGTTTTTAAACTCTCACAATATGTGGCACatggtataatagttttgttcacctaatggttatTTACACCCCTTTAAATTAATCCAGTTAGATATAGTAATATATACGAATTTAATATGGCGAGCTGAATTCCTGATGCTTATATGTCTGTTTGTCCAAGCGGCAACTTCAGTAAAAATGTATCTAAATATATTccaacattatattatatatgcatacttataataaaattgcatagatatatgtatgcatatgcatgtatgaatgtaccatatacctaaatttttttttttttgtgcatatgtagctgtcaatatgtgtgatatttaattaaaataaagagaaGAAGGTTTCTTAATCATAATattgtttagttttaaatatgaatgaaatctcCTGGATAGGTCCCATAATATAAACCTCTATTACGGTTGCCAACTTTTGTTTAATGttgaagtttttaaatttgatattatCGATATCAACGGAGCCTGTCAAATAATTTCGGTTGAAATGTTGTCAAACTTTGTGAACACccagcttttttttattaacctcATAAATCCGGACACTTATTTATACTCTTTTCGTTTCTTAAACTTAAATTACTAATGATGGGAAAAACCAAAAATCTAGGGGCGTTTAAGAAACTGCAGTTACCGTTAGAAGTGAGCATtaactccgacagcagagcggcactACTAGTTCTGAGCGCGCGAAaagtgcaatcaaagctagtcgaGGAGTGTCTGTCTTCACTAGAAAGAGCATCTAGCTACTTTAACATCAGGCTCATTTGGGTGCGCGGTCAGAGcggaatgttgttgttgttgtaacagttacctagtccccgcttggatgataagtaatagtttggttgtcgtcgaggtcatctaacgggaggcccaagaaacaAGTTGTTttgacggggtcggaccataaggaaaagggtgttatggcggtcagtgcttgtttGTAgatagttgcgtccgaagtccggtcggcgtactgtctgatgtcgtcgacgtaatcaaggaatgacctcttgatgttcctatgaggcggttccgcttcaagcagacgactgcaggggtgatttctacgaaaacaccccagcagaaactgcttagagaggagctcgttatgttccttaaccggaagcataaggacctcactgtgcaggtgttttattggggacatcaacaggcatcccgtgatagtccggagtgcagtgttctgacaagtctgaagcttcttcgtctgcgttgcaccATCGtctgccatcgactgaaatgttcaagTCCAGCCTGTATTCCTTCGTCCGTTTGTGAAGATGGTCACTGTGGATTTAGTGAGGGAGAatgactccttgcagagaagaagcgagaaaggtcggagaggtagctgcttacttttgagcacatcccatcgattccattgcccggcGTCAACATCGTGCAGTCATCATCGTACGGTCAccgaaattcccgctggtggttgggggagtttcgaaatgtagaaattaaacagtagtagGAAGAAGACACCGCCCTGTGGAAGAGGGCCTtcttctaagtttggagttttggcctcgaaacagtacggatgaatgccaaCCGCtcagtagcgttgtgtgattgaatGTGTCAAAAGctcagggtggcttctggtttaggccattAATTATCTGgccgtttatgacgctaagtgctgtggtggtgctgtgcaatTTTCgaaagccatgctgatggtctgctagactcaggtggtgagtgaatgtcgggagtagcaaggcctcaagtgtcttcactactggggaaaggagagttatcgggcgataggactcccctttgttggcgggtttcccaggtttcagtagtgggaccactcttccgactttccacacatcaggtatttgaagagtggacatcgacaagttgaggtccttggtgaggtagcttactcccgtcgagccaagatgttttagcatcagcatgcttattccgccAGGGCCAATAGATTTAGACGATTTATCCCTTTggtgacactctgaacctcgccatcggtgaaagtaagtggtgcgcagtcttttggaggagacatggccatcgaattgactttcaacccggtcgtcatgtctcttcggattagacaaggccttgacagtagtccaaagcgtacttacaccggtggagagatggcaggacttcaggtgctctatccattttgtccgcttatgttgatttaccatttgccgaatctccaaattgagatttCTTATTCGGGGATCTCAGGGATCGGCATGTTGTAATGTGTCgcgctaatacagctgcttcggctggaaaattagggcggagttcacgattcgtaggaatgggtagtgcgttgaaggtgctctcagtaaattctgtgaagccgatcCAGTTAGCTTTGTTGAAGTTAACAAAGCTGCGGTTCACAGAaaaaagtcaggaggtttctcgatcggtATAATTATGGAGAAATtatctgatgcgagagttagcataggtcgccaggttatgctatttatcagaccaccgctagcgatggtaatatcgggcgagctattacaggtgcccataattctggtagGGGCTTCGTTATTCATtatgcagaatgtcgaatcgtcaatctgttccgccagctccatccccctacgatcgtttgacatgcaggagtgccaaagatcgtggtgcgcgttaaagtcacctcctcgatcttactctggagtccgttgatGTTGAATTGTAGAattcgcgtttgtcgcgggtgttcAGTTGGGATCCTGGGGGTGAGGGAGgtacgtgtaggtggtggttgttgcagctgtaatcTCCGCATGAGaggttgtcgcactgtggttTTATTTGGAGTCGCTACTTGATgggattgcgggggcagactcctacagaATGGGGCAACATATGACGCACTCCACTcacgtgtggtgcgcaggccggaatacgacagaaagtgacaccagccagtgcaGGAATTGCACTTGACGGATGTGACGTTCCGGCGTATTACAgactgacacacggaacagactgtgcgaggaaccaggagttgctgagtgGTTCTCGCACGGGGATTGGAGCGGGATGAAGGTAAAGGTAGAGattggtcagactgggagtcatgctgcctaGAGTTCGTTAGGGCCGTAGAAGTCCTTTCTTGgacactcgactggagtggcggcgcagtgcgcgaacatggtgcagattGCACAGCCGTTAAGGCTGgtgtcgcagtattgcgttggcagcatggggTCACGTAACTTGTGGTCCACTTGGTCTTAAGGCCTAAGCAGGTcgtaagatggctccatccattgcatgtattgcacctaaccgaggtggagtttggatgagCCTTTTAGTGCATATACAGCAAAAGAATTCCTCGGgacccgggttggactcgatgccagcacgaaTCAAGAGGATACgaagcaaccctgctgctaggtgttgctctaatgacgacaaac
This genomic window contains:
- the LOC118679742 gene encoding solute carrier family 25 member 35 isoform X2: MSDFIIGGLASVGTILFTNPLEVIKTRLQLQGELAVSGTYNVRYRGIVHAFVTVIKNDGWTGLQKGLVPAMYFQFTINSIRLGMYNAAVNKQWTHTKDGGESFGLGLFWGAAGGAVGAYFASPFLMIKTQLQSQAAKNVAVGYQHHHTALWRGSIASIPRASIGSGAQIATFGKTKSLLREYNLVVQPTLNSMCAGFLAGCVVTLAITPPDVISTRLYNQGLDPYGKGLLYSGWWDCFFKIARSEGLYGLYKGFWASYLRFAPHSTLLLVFFDELLALKNKYQMQHKTVNKD
- the LOC118679742 gene encoding solute carrier family 25 member 35 isoform X1; this encodes MSDFIIGGLASVGTILFTNPLEVIKTRLQLQGELAVSGTYNVRYRGIVHAFVTVIKNDGWTGLQKGLVPAMYFQFTINSIRLGMYNAAVNKQWTHTKDGGESFGLGLFWGAAGGAVGAYFASPFLMIKTQLQSQAAKNVAVGYQHHHTGMFNAIKQIYLNGGLAALWRGSIASIPRASIGSGAQIATFGKTKSLLREYNLVVQPTLNSMCAGFLAGCVVTLAITPPDVISTRLYNQGLDPYGKGLLYSGWWDCFFKIARSEGLYGLYKGFWASYLRFAPHSTLLLVFFDELLALKNKYQMQHKTVNKD